A DNA window from Altererythrobacter sp. B11 contains the following coding sequences:
- a CDS encoding HlyD family efflux transporter periplasmic adaptor subunit — MKKRVIAGVAVAALAIAAYATSGFGLLAPDPNGPLQLYGNVDIRKVDLAFRTGGRIAAIAVEEGDEVAQGQPLASLDPAPTGARAAEADAAVAGARAQLAQLRNGSRAQDVASARAAVTAAEAAFRKTQQDVDRREPLVAPGAISREVWQATLAARDQAQAQLREARETYSKLATGARPEEIEAAEAQLQSALAARRSVEINLDDTKLTAPLPGTIMTRAEEPGAIVAAGQTVLTLSITRPLRVRAYVAEDDLSRIAPGMKVNVTADGNPKVYHGRIGYISPQAEFTPKTVQTEDLRTDLVYRLRIVVDDPDNALRQGQPVTILVPKPNAAAPRR; from the coding sequence ATGAAAAAGCGTGTGATCGCCGGCGTGGCCGTGGCAGCGCTGGCCATCGCGGCCTATGCGACCAGCGGCTTCGGTCTGCTCGCGCCCGATCCCAACGGGCCGCTGCAGCTCTATGGCAATGTGGACATTCGCAAGGTCGATCTCGCGTTCCGCACGGGCGGGCGGATCGCCGCAATCGCGGTGGAGGAAGGCGACGAGGTCGCACAGGGCCAGCCGCTCGCCTCGCTCGATCCCGCCCCCACCGGCGCCCGCGCGGCGGAAGCCGATGCCGCTGTCGCCGGTGCCCGCGCCCAGCTGGCCCAGTTGCGCAACGGCAGCCGCGCGCAGGACGTGGCGAGCGCCCGGGCGGCCGTCACGGCTGCGGAGGCCGCGTTCCGCAAGACGCAGCAGGATGTCGACCGGCGTGAACCGCTGGTGGCGCCGGGCGCGATCAGCCGCGAGGTGTGGCAGGCGACATTGGCCGCACGCGATCAGGCCCAGGCGCAGTTGCGGGAGGCGCGCGAGACCTATTCCAAGCTCGCCACCGGCGCCCGCCCGGAGGAGATCGAGGCGGCGGAGGCGCAGCTGCAATCGGCCCTGGCCGCCCGCCGCAGCGTGGAAATCAATCTCGACGATACGAAGCTGACGGCGCCGCTGCCCGGCACGATCATGACCCGTGCGGAAGAGCCCGGCGCCATTGTGGCCGCGGGACAGACCGTGCTCACCCTGTCCATCACCCGCCCGCTGCGCGTCCGCGCCTATGTGGCGGAAGACGATCTTTCGCGCATCGCACCGGGCATGAAGGTCAATGTGACGGCCGATGGCAATCCCAAGGTCTATCATGGGCGGATCGGCTATATCTCGCCTCAGGCGGAGTTCACGCCCAAGACGGTGCAGACCGAGGATCTGCGCACCGATCTCGTCTATCGGCTGCGCATCGTAGTGGACGATCCGGACAATGCGCTGCGGCAGGGGCAGCCCGTCACCATCCTCGTTCCCAAGCCGAACGCCGCGGCTCCGCGACGCTGA
- a CDS encoding ABC transporter ATP-binding protein codes for MSEPPLIELSGITKVFGRGAAAFQALKGVDLTIQRGDFVAVMGPSGSGKSTTMNILGCLDTPTSGVFRFRGIEVQSLDRDQRSLLRRRYLGFVFQGFNLLARTSALENVELPLLYRGERKAVRRDAAMKALDLVGLAPWADHTPAELSGGQQQRVAIARALVTGPDVLLADEPTGNLDTERSIEIMKLLADLNRDGITVLMVTHEYEMAEYAKTIVHFRDGLVESIEQGSRAGAGETA; via the coding sequence GTGAGCGAGCCCCCCCTCATCGAGCTGTCCGGGATCACCAAGGTGTTCGGCCGCGGCGCCGCCGCCTTCCAGGCGCTGAAGGGCGTGGACCTCACCATCCAGCGGGGGGATTTCGTGGCCGTGATGGGGCCGTCCGGCTCCGGCAAATCGACCACGATGAACATTCTCGGCTGCCTCGACACGCCCACTTCCGGCGTGTTCCGCTTCCGCGGGATAGAGGTGCAGTCGCTCGATCGGGACCAGCGCTCGCTGCTGCGGCGGCGCTATCTGGGCTTCGTGTTCCAGGGCTTCAACCTGCTGGCCCGCACCAGCGCGCTGGAGAATGTGGAGCTGCCGCTGCTCTATCGCGGGGAGCGGAAAGCGGTGCGCAGGGATGCGGCGATGAAGGCGCTCGATCTCGTCGGCCTGGCCCCCTGGGCGGATCATACCCCGGCGGAGCTTTCCGGCGGCCAGCAGCAGCGCGTGGCGATCGCCCGCGCGCTGGTGACGGGGCCCGACGTGCTGCTGGCGGACGAACCCACCGGCAATCTCGATACCGAACGGTCGATCGAGATCATGAAGCTGCTGGCCGATCTCAATCGCGACGGCATCACCGTGCTCATGGTCACCCATGAATACGAAATGGCGGAATATGCGAAGACCATCGTGCATTTCCGCGACGGGCTGGTGGAAAGCATCGAGCAGGGATCGCGCGCCGGCGCAGGGGAGACGGCCTGA
- a CDS encoding CerR family C-terminal domain-containing protein, producing MARETLLDMAIDLFGRRGFDGASTRDIAAAAGTAMSSITYHFGGKEGLYLACAEYIAEQIRERQSHAFVLFHDAAALSREDARDRLLLIIDGLAAMLLHPSTANWARFIVREQLEPTEAFERLWRGGMEPLVRGAEALLARVCTARPGRELRMMALLIFGQAMIMRAGRASLCKALEVRDIGEAEAALLRQRLRANTIAILDAEKPE from the coding sequence ATGGCTCGCGAGACTCTGCTGGATATGGCGATAGACCTCTTCGGCCGGCGGGGATTCGACGGCGCCAGCACGCGCGACATCGCGGCGGCGGCGGGCACGGCCATGTCCTCCATCACCTATCATTTCGGCGGCAAGGAGGGGCTGTATCTCGCCTGCGCGGAATATATTGCGGAACAGATCCGCGAGCGGCAATCGCACGCCTTCGTCCTCTTCCACGATGCCGCCGCCCTCTCCCGCGAAGACGCGCGCGACCGGCTGCTGCTGATCATCGACGGTCTGGCAGCCATGCTGCTGCACCCCAGCACCGCCAATTGGGCGCGCTTCATCGTGCGCGAGCAGCTTGAGCCGACCGAAGCCTTTGAACGCCTGTGGCGCGGCGGGATGGAACCGCTGGTGCGCGGCGCCGAAGCGCTGCTCGCCCGCGTCTGCACCGCCCGACCGGGCCGCGAACTGCGCATGATGGCGCTGCTGATCTTCGGGCAGGCGATGATCATGCGCGCTGGCCGCGCCTCGCTGTGCAAGGCGCTGGAAGTGAGGGACATCGGCGAGGCCGAAGCCGCGCTTCTGCGGCAGCGCCTGCGTGCCAACACGATCGCCATTCTCGATGCGGAGAAACCGGAATGA
- a CDS encoding ABC transporter permease → MRRLQAMIVKEIWSLLRDPKARIVLVFPPLMQLFVFTFATTLDVSNVQVAVFDQSQGAHAAELVQRIEGSPNFRQVAYLHSTAEVERAIDRQAVIAALVIEPDFDARLDRGEPAQVGLVLDGRRSNAAQIVNGYIAQIAGQMNREAVAQLSGGGVEVTNWFNPALDFKWFTLPGLIVIITSIAGIAITSQTVSRERELGTFDQLLVSPLRAHEILAGKVVPPVLVGMFNGTLFLILAQLVFGVPYTGSLLLFFPSLVLYMFSLVGIGLFVSSLSMTQQQSFLGAFAVTVPLMLLSGYASPIENMPHWLQPITYLDPARYFLTVVQGLFLKDLPAGAVFRQLWPLALIAVATLTAAGRLFRARME, encoded by the coding sequence ATGCGGCGGCTGCAGGCGATGATCGTGAAGGAAATCTGGTCGCTGCTGCGCGATCCCAAGGCGCGCATCGTGCTGGTGTTTCCACCGCTGATGCAATTGTTCGTCTTCACCTTCGCGACGACGCTGGATGTCAGCAATGTGCAGGTCGCGGTGTTCGATCAGTCGCAGGGCGCGCATGCGGCGGAACTGGTGCAGCGAATCGAAGGCAGCCCGAACTTCCGGCAGGTGGCCTATCTCCATTCCACGGCGGAGGTGGAGCGCGCGATCGACCGGCAGGCGGTAATTGCGGCGCTGGTGATCGAACCCGATTTCGATGCCCGGCTCGACCGGGGGGAACCCGCGCAGGTGGGGCTGGTGCTGGACGGGCGGCGGTCCAACGCCGCGCAGATCGTCAACGGCTATATCGCGCAGATCGCCGGGCAGATGAACCGCGAAGCCGTGGCGCAGCTATCCGGCGGCGGGGTGGAAGTGACCAACTGGTTCAATCCGGCGCTCGACTTCAAATGGTTCACCCTGCCGGGGCTGATCGTGATCATCACCTCGATCGCGGGCATCGCCATCACCAGCCAGACGGTTTCGCGGGAGCGGGAGCTGGGCACTTTCGATCAATTGCTGGTGTCGCCCCTGCGCGCGCATGAGATCCTGGCCGGGAAGGTGGTGCCGCCGGTGCTGGTGGGCATGTTCAACGGCACGCTGTTCCTCATCCTGGCGCAGCTGGTGTTCGGCGTACCCTACACCGGTTCGCTGCTGCTCTTCTTCCCCTCGCTGGTGCTGTACATGTTCTCGCTGGTGGGGATCGGCCTGTTCGTTTCGTCCCTGTCGATGACGCAGCAGCAGAGCTTCCTCGGCGCCTTTGCCGTCACCGTGCCGCTGATGCTGCTGTCTGGCTACGCCAGCCCGATCGAGAACATGCCGCACTGGCTTCAGCCGATCACCTATCTCGATCCGGCGCGCTACTTCCTCACGGTTGTGCAGGGCCTGTTCCTCAAGGATCTGCCCGCCGGCGCGGTGTTCCGGCAGTTGTGGCCATTGGCGCTGATCGCTGTTGCCACCCTCACGGCTGCCGGCCGGCTGTTTCGCGCGCGAATGGAGTAA
- a CDS encoding ABC transporter permease: MSGPDRFSKRRLAAMVRKEFAQIRRDPSTFLIALAMPLLLLFLFGYAVSLDTSETKVALVLEDDSPAAQSLAGSFAASPYFAPQIMRSRQPARRAMVEGAIRGIIVIPQEFGRDLARGRLPSMQVITDGSQPNMATFVSSHAQGVFQTWLDDDPLAGAPPTPQVEISSRYWFNPGLKSRYFLVPGSIATVMTMIGTLLTALVVAREWERGTMEAIMATPVSMTEFIASKILPYFLLALASMTLCTVIGVTIFGLPFRGSILALYVVAATFLMPALGMGLLISSATKNQFVASQVALLTSFLPTFLLSGFVYEISSMPPPIQALTYIVPARYLIPSLQTIFLTGDIWSQFLPNMAAMLGFGALFFALSFRVTRRSLD; the protein is encoded by the coding sequence ATGAGCGGGCCGGACCGCTTCAGCAAGCGCCGCCTTGCTGCGATGGTGCGCAAGGAATTCGCCCAGATCAGGCGCGATCCCTCCACCTTCCTGATCGCGCTCGCCATGCCGCTGCTGCTGCTGTTCCTGTTCGGCTATGCCGTCTCGCTGGATACGTCGGAAACCAAGGTGGCGCTGGTGCTGGAGGATGACAGCCCTGCCGCCCAGTCGCTGGCGGGCAGTTTCGCCGCCTCCCCCTATTTCGCGCCGCAGATCATGCGCAGCCGGCAACCGGCGCGCCGCGCCATGGTCGAAGGCGCAATTCGCGGGATCATCGTCATCCCGCAGGAGTTCGGGCGCGATCTGGCCCGCGGCCGCCTGCCGTCCATGCAGGTGATCACCGATGGATCGCAGCCCAATATGGCGACCTTCGTCTCCTCCCATGCGCAGGGCGTCTTCCAGACCTGGCTGGACGACGATCCGCTGGCCGGCGCGCCGCCCACTCCGCAGGTGGAGATAAGCTCGCGCTACTGGTTCAACCCCGGGCTCAAGAGCCGCTATTTTCTCGTGCCGGGCTCCATCGCCACAGTGATGACGATGATCGGAACGCTGCTGACCGCGCTCGTGGTCGCGCGCGAATGGGAACGGGGAACGATGGAGGCGATCATGGCGACGCCGGTCTCCATGACGGAGTTCATCGCCAGCAAGATCCTGCCCTACTTCCTCCTCGCGCTCGCCTCGATGACGCTCTGCACCGTGATCGGCGTCACGATCTTCGGCCTGCCGTTCCGCGGATCGATCCTGGCGCTCTATGTCGTGGCCGCCACATTCCTGATGCCCGCACTGGGCATGGGGCTGCTGATTTCCTCGGCCACGAAGAACCAGTTCGTCGCCAGCCAGGTGGCGCTGCTCACCAGCTTCCTGCCGACCTTCCTCCTATCCGGTTTCGTGTACGAGATTTCCTCCATGCCGCCGCCGATCCAGGCGCTGACCTATATCGTGCCGGCACGCTACCTGATCCCCTCGCTGCAGACGATCTTCCTGACGGGGGACATCTGGTCGCAATTCCTGCCCAACATGGCTGCCATGCTGGGCTTCGGCGCGCTGTTCTTCGCGCTCTCCTTCCGCGTAACCCGCCGGAGCCTCGACTGA
- a CDS encoding ABC transporter permease has translation MMGATFLLALREIRRHLMRSFLTTVGIVIGVAAVITMVTLGNGVTASVQDDISSLGSNVFIVFPVRTDRGPGRPFDDTDVRAVATQIAGVEEAAGSVNASATAIHNGQNWSTSVQGANNAFLRGQSIKVEEGRSFSELEEAAGKSVCLIGIKVRDAIFPPAWDPIGEDLRLDNVSCTVIGVLAERGQGAAMNNQDSDDVVIMPLKTVQRRFTGNSDLQYFIVKYDSAYSSAGIQSSLVDLLRERRLLQPGQENDFNIIDTAQVNDAISSVTGTLTAMVAAIAAISLLVGGIGIMNIMLVSVTERTREIGIRLAIGALAREVQLQFLTEAVVLCCFGGLVGIGLAFVLSLSLSTAFEIPYVFDPVVNVISFLFSALMGVAFGYYPARRASRLDPIEALRHE, from the coding sequence ATGATGGGCGCCACCTTCCTCCTCGCCCTGCGCGAGATACGGCGCCACCTGATGCGCTCCTTCCTCACCACCGTGGGCATCGTGATCGGCGTCGCTGCGGTCATCACCATGGTGACGCTCGGCAACGGGGTGACGGCCTCGGTGCAGGACGACATCTCCTCGCTCGGCTCCAACGTGTTCATCGTCTTCCCCGTGCGGACAGATCGCGGCCCCGGCCGCCCCTTCGATGACACTGATGTGCGGGCAGTGGCGACCCAGATCGCCGGGGTGGAGGAGGCCGCCGGCAGCGTGAATGCCAGCGCCACCGCGATCCACAACGGGCAGAACTGGTCCACTTCCGTGCAGGGGGCGAACAACGCCTTCCTGCGCGGGCAATCGATCAAGGTGGAGGAAGGCCGCTCCTTCTCGGAGCTGGAGGAGGCCGCCGGCAAGAGCGTGTGCCTGATCGGCATCAAGGTGCGCGATGCGATCTTCCCGCCCGCATGGGACCCGATCGGGGAGGATCTGCGGCTGGACAACGTTTCCTGCACCGTGATCGGTGTGCTGGCGGAGCGGGGCCAGGGCGCTGCGATGAACAATCAGGATTCCGACGATGTGGTGATCATGCCGCTGAAGACGGTGCAGCGGCGCTTCACCGGCAATTCGGACCTGCAATATTTCATCGTGAAGTATGACAGCGCCTATTCCAGCGCGGGGATCCAGAGCTCGCTGGTCGATCTGCTGCGTGAACGGCGTTTGCTGCAGCCGGGGCAGGAGAACGATTTCAACATCATCGACACCGCGCAGGTCAACGATGCGATTTCCTCGGTCACCGGTACGCTCACCGCCATGGTGGCCGCCATCGCGGCCATCAGCCTGCTGGTGGGCGGCATCGGCATCATGAACATCATGCTGGTTTCGGTGACCGAACGCACCCGTGAAATCGGTATACGACTGGCCATTGGCGCCCTTGCAAGGGAAGTACAATTGCAGTTCCTGACCGAAGCGGTGGTGCTCTGCTGCTTCGGCGGACTGGTGGGCATCGGCCTCGCCTTCGTGTTGTCGCTTTCGCTCTCCACCGCGTTCGAGATTCCCTATGTCTTCGATCCGGTGGTGAATGTGATCAGCTTCCTGTTCTCCGCGCTGATGGGGGTCGCCTTCGGCTATTATCCCGCCCGCCGCGCCTCGCGGCTGGATCCGATCGAGGCCTTGCGGCACGAGTAG
- a CDS encoding efflux transporter outer membrane subunit — MRIRFAPPLLLVLLTGCTVGPDYQRPQAAMSADWLEAAAPGDVDPQWWERFGDPVLTGLVARAFRNSPNLAEATARLAEARAMREAAQGGRLPQGSANASATENRLSENGQIPVARIPGFEPQFPLFDVGFDASWEIDLWGRTSREIEGAAAREQAAMWAARDAQVVLAAEVARSYLDYRAAQARLRVAEEQARAAAQIAQLTALLASAGETNRMEADRAASSAEAARAAVKNAEADVAGSEYRLAVLTGATPEALVPELRASAGGIPQAPPVIASGVRSELLERRPDIRRAERELAAATAAVGVATADLYPSFSLLGSVGQQAQSLDDLPDGASTRYSVGPSFRWPIFSLGTIRAQVRAADARADAAAARYEAAVIGALSDSESAANRFAAASAAAEAARNALQRRQDAFALAQLRADRGEDSRLELEQARLALMDAQAQDVQARAAHSAAAIALYKALGGGWQ; from the coding sequence ATGCGTATCCGCTTCGCCCCGCCCCTTCTTCTGGTCCTGCTCACCGGCTGCACCGTCGGGCCGGACTACCAGCGCCCCCAAGCCGCCATGTCCGCGGACTGGCTCGAAGCGGCGGCACCGGGGGACGTCGATCCGCAATGGTGGGAGCGGTTTGGCGATCCGGTGTTGACCGGGCTGGTGGCACGCGCCTTTCGCAACAGCCCGAACCTTGCAGAGGCCACCGCGCGCCTGGCCGAAGCCCGCGCCATGCGCGAGGCTGCGCAGGGCGGGCGGCTGCCGCAGGGCAGCGCCAATGCCAGCGCCACGGAGAACCGGCTGAGCGAGAACGGGCAGATCCCCGTCGCGCGCATCCCCGGCTTCGAACCGCAGTTCCCGCTGTTCGATGTCGGCTTCGACGCCAGCTGGGAGATCGATCTGTGGGGCCGGACCAGTCGCGAGATCGAGGGCGCCGCCGCGCGCGAGCAGGCGGCGATGTGGGCGGCGCGCGATGCGCAGGTGGTGCTGGCAGCGGAGGTGGCGCGCAGCTACCTCGATTACCGCGCCGCGCAGGCCCGGCTCCGCGTGGCCGAGGAGCAGGCTCGCGCCGCAGCACAGATCGCGCAGCTCACCGCATTGCTGGCCAGTGCGGGGGAAACCAACCGGATGGAGGCCGATCGCGCCGCATCCTCTGCCGAAGCGGCCCGGGCGGCGGTGAAGAATGCCGAAGCGGATGTGGCCGGCAGCGAATACCGTCTCGCCGTGCTCACCGGCGCGACGCCCGAAGCGCTGGTGCCGGAACTCCGCGCGAGCGCCGGTGGAATCCCGCAAGCTCCGCCGGTGATCGCCAGCGGTGTACGGTCCGAACTGCTCGAACGCCGCCCCGACATCCGCCGGGCGGAGCGCGAACTGGCCGCCGCCACGGCCGCTGTGGGCGTAGCCACCGCCGATCTCTACCCCAGCTTCTCGCTGCTGGGCAGCGTGGGGCAGCAGGCGCAGAGCCTGGACGACCTGCCCGACGGCGCAAGCACCCGCTATTCAGTGGGGCCCAGCTTCCGCTGGCCGATCTTCTCACTCGGCACCATCCGCGCGCAGGTACGCGCCGCCGATGCGCGGGCGGATGCCGCAGCGGCCCGCTATGAGGCAGCGGTGATCGGCGCGCTGTCGGATAGCGAAAGCGCCGCCAACCGCTTCGCCGCAGCCAGTGCCGCGGCAGAGGCCGCGCGGAACGCGCTGCAACGCCGGCAGGATGCTTTCGCCCTGGCGCAACTGCGTGCGGATCGGGGGGAAGACAGCCGGCTCGAACTCGAACAGGCGCGGCTCGCCCTCATGGACGCGCAGGCTCAGGACGTGCAGGCACGCGCTGCGCACTCGGCCGCCGCCATCGCCCTTTACAAGGCGCTTGGCGGCGGGTGGCAATAA
- a CDS encoding efflux RND transporter periplasmic adaptor subunit, translated as MTDEEQQPGTVDEFLGTTPRPRWRRWAKYWVPAVVVLIILLLVLRGLGGGDKTQYITEDVARRSLDLTVTATGNLRPTNQVEVGSEVSGRIDDVYVDVNDRVTRGQLLARINTDVINDQITQARASLESARASVEQAKATLEVDRAQLARLQDVLKLSGGKVPSKTELQAAEGLVMRDKAALASARASVASAQAQLSSSETNRDRAAIRSPVSGVVLARQIEPGQTVVASFNTPTLFVLAEDLSTMQLRVKIDEADVGQVKEGQEATFVVDAYPSRRFPAEVTRIDLASSNTATSATSGTGTAATTDSVVNYEARLAVNNADGLLRPGMTATATIATEQTGPQLLVPNGALRFNPDEAKESEGGGMLNPEIGLGKEDQQATIGVGSRQSVHVLTAQGKLEAIPVVTGESDGRYTVVTSDRLKPGMKVVTGVRAKAK; from the coding sequence ATGACAGACGAGGAACAACAGCCGGGAACCGTGGACGAATTCCTCGGCACCACGCCCAGGCCGCGCTGGCGACGCTGGGCCAAATACTGGGTCCCGGCAGTGGTGGTGCTGATCATCCTGCTGCTGGTCCTCCGCGGCCTGGGTGGCGGCGACAAGACGCAATACATCACTGAAGACGTGGCGCGCCGCTCGCTTGACCTGACGGTGACGGCCACCGGCAATCTGCGCCCGACGAACCAGGTGGAAGTGGGCTCCGAAGTCTCCGGGCGGATCGACGATGTGTATGTCGATGTGAACGATCGCGTCACGCGCGGGCAACTGCTGGCGCGGATCAACACTGATGTCATCAATGACCAGATCACCCAGGCGCGCGCCAGCCTGGAATCCGCCCGCGCATCGGTGGAGCAGGCGAAAGCGACGCTGGAAGTGGATAGGGCGCAACTCGCGCGCCTGCAGGATGTGCTGAAGCTCTCGGGCGGCAAGGTGCCTTCCAAGACGGAGCTGCAGGCCGCGGAGGGTCTGGTGATGCGGGACAAGGCGGCGCTGGCATCAGCGCGCGCCAGCGTTGCATCGGCGCAGGCCCAGCTCTCTTCCAGCGAGACCAATCGCGACCGCGCGGCGATCCGCTCGCCGGTTTCGGGCGTGGTGCTCGCCCGCCAGATCGAGCCGGGCCAGACAGTGGTGGCCAGTTTCAACACGCCGACGCTGTTCGTGCTGGCGGAAGATCTTTCCACGATGCAGCTGCGCGTGAAGATCGACGAGGCCGATGTGGGCCAGGTGAAGGAAGGGCAGGAGGCGACCTTCGTGGTCGATGCCTATCCCAGCCGCCGCTTCCCGGCCGAAGTCACCCGCATCGATCTCGCCTCCAGCAACACGGCCACTTCGGCCACTTCGGGCACGGGCACTGCGGCCACCACCGATTCTGTCGTCAATTACGAGGCACGGCTGGCGGTGAACAATGCCGACGGGCTGCTGCGCCCGGGCATGACCGCCACGGCGACGATCGCCACCGAGCAGACCGGCCCGCAATTGCTCGTCCCCAACGGCGCGCTGCGCTTCAACCCCGACGAGGCGAAGGAAAGCGAGGGCGGCGGGATGCTCAATCCCGAGATCGGCCTCGGCAAGGAAGATCAGCAGGCCACCATCGGCGTCGGCAGCCGGCAATCGGTGCATGTGCTGACGGCGCAGGGCAAGCTGGAGGCGATCCCGGTGGTCACCGGCGAAAGTGACGGACGCTACACGGTGGTGACGTCCGACAGGCTGAAGCCCGGCATGAAGGTGGTCACGGGGGTCAGGGCGAAGGCGAAGTGA
- a CDS encoding ATP-binding cassette domain-containing protein has protein sequence MADPVATASDLVKRFPGAAAPALDSVSLAVEPGRITGLVGPDGAGKTTLIRLLAGLMAPDAGEVSILGSPPAQQLDQLGYMPQRFGLYEDLTVRENLDLYAELRALPKEEHEETFKRLLDFTDLARFQDRLAGNLSGGMKQKLGLACTLVRTPRLMLLDEPGVGVDPISRRELWAMVQDLTQQDIAILWSTAYLDEAEKCDKVYLLNEGKLLFEGAPGELTGRVEGRIIQVTGFEGRRRDFLRRVLDRDDIIDGSIHGRSVRLLAADDRPLPAAGDFEAGPDTQASRLPARFEDGFIEILGGGPGGSSPLAEHYRTIPDEGRPAIEANGLTKRFGSFTAARDMRFAIPQGQIYGLLGPNGAGKSTTFKMLCGLLSPTDGTGSVAGNDLRKSAAEARGSLGYMAQKFSLYGELSVAQNLDFFAGAYNLSRADARRAKQAMIEIFALGDRLDQNAAALPLGFKQRLALACAVMHEPPVLFLDEPTSGVDPVTRREFWTHINGLVEKGVTVLVTTHFMDEAEYCDGVSLIYRGEQIATGTPDELKEHAAEISGKADPTMEDAFIALIEASEQEGDPQGREAA, from the coding sequence ATGGCCGATCCCGTCGCCACTGCCAGCGATCTGGTGAAGCGCTTTCCCGGCGCCGCCGCGCCGGCGCTCGACAGCGTTTCCCTCGCCGTTGAGCCGGGGCGGATCACCGGCCTCGTGGGCCCCGATGGCGCCGGCAAGACCACGCTGATCCGCCTGCTTGCCGGGCTGATGGCGCCGGATGCGGGCGAGGTGAGCATTCTGGGGAGCCCGCCCGCGCAGCAGCTCGATCAGCTGGGCTACATGCCGCAACGCTTCGGCCTCTATGAAGACCTGACGGTGCGCGAAAATCTCGATCTTTATGCCGAACTGCGCGCGCTGCCGAAGGAGGAACACGAAGAGACCTTCAAGAGGCTGCTGGATTTCACCGATCTCGCGCGCTTTCAGGACCGGCTGGCTGGTAATCTCTCAGGCGGGATGAAGCAGAAGCTCGGCCTCGCCTGCACGCTCGTGCGCACGCCGCGGCTGATGCTGCTGGACGAGCCGGGGGTTGGCGTCGATCCGATCTCGCGGCGCGAGCTTTGGGCGATGGTGCAGGACCTGACCCAGCAGGACATCGCGATCCTGTGGTCCACCGCCTATCTCGACGAGGCGGAGAAATGCGACAAGGTCTATCTCCTCAACGAAGGCAAGCTGCTGTTCGAAGGCGCGCCGGGCGAACTGACCGGCCGGGTGGAAGGCCGGATCATCCAGGTGACCGGCTTCGAAGGGCGCCGACGCGACTTCCTGCGCCGGGTGCTCGACCGCGACGACATTATCGACGGCTCGATCCACGGCCGCTCGGTCCGCCTGCTGGCAGCCGACGATCGCCCGCTCCCCGCGGCGGGTGATTTCGAGGCCGGGCCGGATACGCAGGCCTCACGACTTCCGGCGCGTTTCGAGGACGGCTTCATCGAAATCCTTGGCGGCGGCCCCGGCGGATCGAGCCCGCTGGCCGAACATTATCGCACCATCCCCGATGAAGGGCGGCCGGCGATCGAGGCCAACGGCCTCACCAAGCGCTTCGGCAGCTTTACAGCCGCCCGCGATATGCGCTTCGCCATTCCGCAGGGGCAGATCTACGGCCTGCTCGGTCCGAATGGGGCGGGCAAATCGACCACCTTCAAGATGCTGTGCGGCCTGCTCAGCCCCACGGACGGCACCGGCTCCGTGGCGGGCAACGACCTGCGCAAGTCGGCCGCCGAAGCACGCGGTTCGCTGGGTTACATGGCGCAGAAGTTCTCGCTCTATGGCGAACTCAGCGTTGCGCAGAACCTCGACTTCTTCGCCGGCGCCTACAACCTCTCGCGCGCCGACGCGCGCCGCGCCAAGCAGGCCATGATCGAGATCTTCGCCCTGGGTGACAGGCTGGACCAGAACGCTGCCGCCCTGCCCCTGGGCTTCAAGCAGCGGCTCGCCCTCGCCTGCGCGGTGATGCACGAACCGCCCGTGCTATTCCTCGACGAGCCGACCTCAGGCGTGGACCCGGTGACGCGGCGCGAGTTCTGGACGCATATCAACGGGCTGGTCGAAAAGGGGGTGACCGTTCTCGTCACCACCCATTTCATGGACGAGGCGGAATATTGCGACGGTGTCTCGCTGATCTACCGCGGCGAACAGATCGCCACCGGCACCCCCGACGAGCTTAAGGAACATGCAGCCGAAATCTCCGGCAAGGCTGACCCAACCATGGAAGACGCCTTCATCGCCCTGATCGAGGCGAGCGAGCAGGAGGGCGATCCGCAAGGACGCGAAGCGGCATGA